A genomic region of Actinopolymorpha sp. NPDC004070 contains the following coding sequences:
- a CDS encoding phosphocholine-specific phospholipase C — translation MTQLSRRRLLGSAAATAAGAGLASVLPPSLHRAMAAPMRPGGLKAVEHVVVLMQENRSFDHYFGTMRGVRGYGDRTPLLLPSGRPVAYQPRPGGGEVLPFSVREGAERAHRDPSDIQYLGALDHSWPGSTKAWARGWYDDWVAAKTEATMAYYERRDIPLQYELADTFTFCDAYHCSVFGSTNPNRNYLWSGTVGYEPGTTQRAVTNAAYDYDHPGYEWTTYPERLEAAGISWQIYQEWDNFTDNAVEYFRRFKQVGTKALTAVEEKFRTTEELYSALFDRPEAERRKLLDQLAAGRAGLSAAERSLFDRALYRSEPESLVPRLRADIAAGRLPKVSWLVPSAVDSEHPGSSTPVGSANLIHDVLDALAADVDTWSGTVLLVNFDENDGYFDHVPPPVPPRPASGNGDDWYDGQPIGLGPRVPMTVVSPWTIGGHVDSRVFDHTSVLRFLERWTGVREPNISSWRRTVCGDLTSAFDFDRRGRAPRLGSPGPVPAPIDRWHPQAPTDQSVPPQEPGHRPARALPYRPAVRTRLERGGRLALTLSNDGPASAHFAIYPYAGEFADPLHLDVHGSHVERVQVSGGRYRLGVQGPNRFWYELAGTVAGTAAGVDVRVAGPVGEDRIHLQVSNASGTAVTLRLRALDHGDTDRTLRLAGRHRRLVEWPVDEGWYDVEVQAVEDPTFRRRLVGRIEDGRAGRTA, via the coding sequence GTGACCCAACTCTCTCGTCGCCGCCTGCTCGGCTCGGCCGCGGCCACCGCGGCCGGAGCGGGACTCGCGTCCGTGCTGCCACCGTCCCTGCATCGTGCGATGGCCGCGCCGATGCGGCCGGGTGGACTGAAGGCCGTCGAGCACGTCGTCGTGCTCATGCAGGAGAACCGTTCCTTCGACCACTACTTCGGCACGATGCGCGGAGTCCGGGGGTACGGCGACCGCACGCCGTTGCTGTTGCCGAGCGGGCGACCGGTGGCGTACCAGCCGCGACCCGGCGGCGGAGAGGTGCTGCCGTTCTCTGTCCGCGAGGGCGCCGAACGAGCGCACCGCGACCCCTCCGACATCCAGTACCTCGGTGCTCTGGACCACAGCTGGCCGGGGAGCACCAAGGCCTGGGCGCGCGGCTGGTACGACGACTGGGTGGCGGCGAAGACCGAGGCGACCATGGCGTACTACGAGCGGCGCGACATCCCGCTGCAGTACGAGCTCGCGGACACCTTCACCTTCTGCGACGCCTACCACTGTTCGGTGTTCGGCTCCACGAACCCGAACCGCAACTACCTGTGGAGCGGCACGGTCGGCTACGAGCCCGGCACCACGCAGCGAGCGGTCACCAACGCGGCGTACGACTACGACCACCCGGGCTATGAGTGGACGACGTACCCCGAGCGCCTGGAGGCCGCGGGCATCTCGTGGCAGATCTACCAGGAGTGGGACAACTTCACCGACAACGCGGTGGAGTACTTCCGCCGGTTCAAGCAGGTGGGTACGAAGGCGCTGACGGCGGTGGAGGAGAAGTTCCGTACCACCGAGGAGCTGTACTCCGCGTTGTTCGACCGGCCCGAGGCCGAGCGGCGCAAGCTGCTGGACCAGTTGGCCGCCGGGCGGGCGGGACTGTCCGCGGCCGAGCGCAGCCTGTTCGACCGGGCGCTCTACCGCAGCGAGCCGGAGAGCCTGGTGCCCCGGCTGCGCGCCGACATCGCCGCCGGCAGGCTGCCGAAGGTGAGCTGGCTGGTGCCGTCGGCGGTGGACTCCGAGCACCCCGGATCCTCGACCCCGGTGGGCAGCGCCAACCTGATCCACGACGTGCTGGACGCGCTCGCCGCCGATGTGGACACGTGGTCCGGGACGGTGCTGTTGGTGAACTTCGACGAGAACGACGGGTACTTCGACCACGTGCCGCCGCCGGTGCCGCCGCGTCCGGCGTCCGGCAACGGCGACGACTGGTACGACGGTCAGCCGATCGGGCTCGGTCCGCGGGTGCCGATGACGGTGGTCTCGCCCTGGACGATCGGTGGACACGTCGACTCACGGGTCTTCGACCACACGTCGGTGCTCCGGTTCCTCGAACGCTGGACCGGCGTACGGGAGCCCAACATCAGCAGCTGGCGCCGCACGGTCTGCGGCGACCTCACCTCGGCGTTCGACTTCGACCGGCGGGGCCGGGCGCCCCGGCTCGGCAGTCCCGGGCCGGTGCCCGCCCCGATCGACCGCTGGCACCCGCAGGCGCCAACGGACCAGTCGGTGCCGCCGCAGGAGCCCGGCCACCGTCCGGCGCGCGCCCTGCCCTACCGCCCCGCCGTACGCACCCGGCTCGAGCGGGGTGGCCGGCTCGCGCTGACTCTCAGCAACGACGGACCGGCCTCGGCGCACTTCGCGATCTATCCGTACGCCGGGGAGTTCGCCGACCCGCTCCACCTCGACGTGCACGGGAGCCACGTCGAACGGGTGCAGGTGTCCGGCGGGCGGTACCGGCTCGGCGTGCAGGGGCCGAACAGGTTCTGGTACGAACTCGCCGGGACGGTCGCCGGTACGGCCGCCGGGGTCGACGTCCGGGTCGCCGGGCCGGTCGGCGAGGACCGCATCCACCTCCAGGTGAGCAATGCCAGTGGGACAGCCGTCACCCTTCGGCTGCGGGCCCTCGACCATGGCGACACCGACCGGACGCTGAGGCTGGCCGGCAGGCACCGGCGGCTGGTCGAGTGGCCCGTCGACGAGGGGTGGTACGACGTCGAGGTGCAGGCGGTGGAGGACCCGACGTTCCGCCGCCGGCTCGTCGGCCGGATCGAGGACGGACGGGCGGGGCGAACGGCCTGA
- a CDS encoding HEAT repeat domain-containing protein — protein sequence MDTPRDRLAHLDRAGLLEAVSDPDPAMRYWACRLLDHHELDTTVANRMLAAAEDRNKKVRQAALHTLACEACKPDDSACFPIDVVGVVLEKLRSDRSLRVRRAAAGLMMWKNPMEPRILRAFRRVLRDETDPVLRSKAEKALYFSSARRSPDGSSRQVQTRPVARNASCQKSGGSNVCSI from the coding sequence ATGGACACTCCCCGGGATCGGCTGGCCCACCTGGATCGCGCCGGCCTCCTCGAGGCGGTCAGCGACCCCGACCCGGCGATGCGTTACTGGGCCTGCCGGTTGCTCGACCACCACGAGCTCGACACCACCGTCGCCAACCGCATGCTGGCCGCGGCCGAGGACAGGAACAAGAAGGTCCGCCAGGCGGCGCTGCACACCCTTGCCTGCGAGGCCTGCAAGCCCGACGACTCCGCCTGCTTCCCGATCGACGTCGTGGGCGTCGTCCTGGAGAAGCTCCGCAGCGACCGGAGCCTGCGGGTCCGCCGGGCCGCTGCCGGACTGATGATGTGGAAGAACCCGATGGAGCCGCGCATCCTCAGGGCGTTCCGCCGAGTGCTCCGGGACGAGACGGACCCGGTGCTGCGTTCCAAGGCCGAGAAGGCGCTGTACTTCTCCTCGGCGCGCCGCAGCCCGGACGGGTCGAGCCGGCAGGTGCAGACGCGGCCGGTGGCCCGCAATGCGTCTTGCCAGAAGAGTGGCGGCTCGAACGTGTGTTCGATATAG
- a CDS encoding helix-turn-helix transcriptional regulator, giving the protein MHEVAVKAARFLAEHATEPIHLGDVADHVGYSPFHLSRIFERHLGLPPGQFLGAHRFQHAKRLLLDSEERVIDVCFAVGFTSVGTFTSRFAASVGVGPREFRRIPEALADGPPRPVSRPGGDPHGGVVAGVAQLSPAAVAALGGSAAVYVGVFTRRAPRGTPVSGALLDDGGSFVLTGVPPGSYWLLAAALPGRADPLGQLLPECGVSGHSPWPVRVTPSAPPIHRDVHLDLTPSWSAPVVVALPPLACGSARLEKTAAGRTASLTSGHAG; this is encoded by the coding sequence ATGCACGAGGTCGCGGTCAAGGCGGCACGCTTCCTCGCCGAGCATGCCACCGAGCCGATCCACCTGGGCGACGTCGCCGACCACGTGGGCTACAGCCCGTTCCACCTCTCCCGGATCTTCGAACGCCACCTCGGCCTCCCACCGGGCCAGTTCCTCGGTGCGCACCGGTTCCAGCACGCCAAGCGGCTGCTGCTCGACAGCGAGGAACGCGTCATCGACGTCTGCTTCGCGGTCGGCTTCACCTCCGTGGGCACGTTCACCAGCAGGTTCGCGGCCTCCGTCGGCGTCGGACCGCGCGAGTTCCGGCGGATCCCGGAGGCACTCGCGGACGGACCGCCGCGGCCGGTGAGCCGGCCAGGCGGTGATCCGCACGGCGGCGTGGTCGCCGGAGTCGCCCAGCTCAGCCCCGCCGCCGTGGCCGCGCTGGGCGGTTCCGCCGCCGTCTACGTCGGCGTGTTCACCCGGCGTGCCCCACGCGGCACGCCGGTGAGTGGCGCCCTGCTCGACGACGGTGGCTCCTTCGTCCTCACCGGTGTCCCACCGGGCAGCTACTGGCTGCTCGCCGCCGCACTGCCCGGGCGCGCCGACCCGCTGGGGCAGCTCCTCCCCGAGTGCGGTGTCAGCGGTCACTCGCCGTGGCCGGTGCGAGTGACGCCGAGCGCGCCGCCGATCCACCGCGACGTCCACCTCGACCTCACGCCGTCCTGGTCCGCGCCTGTCGTCGTGGCGCTACCGCCACTGGCCTGCGGAAGCGCAAGATTGGAGAAGACGGCGGCCGGTCGGACCGCTAGCTTGACCTCGGGGCACGCAGGGTAG
- a CDS encoding exo-alpha-sialidase — MSGVRVLVGTRKGAFILTSDGRRQDWNVDGPHFPGWEVYHVKGSPADPDRLYAAQSGGWFGQVMQRSDDGGKTWQPVGNDFSYDGTPGTHQWYDGTPHPWEFARVWHLEPSASDPDTVYAGVEDAALFRTTDGGQSWAEVPGLRNHGSGSHWQPGAGGMCLHTILLHPTDPERIFVAISAAGAFRTDDGGKSWQPINRGLKSEGIPDPNAEVGHCVHRLTMHPSRPDVLYMQKHWDVMRSDDAGDSWYEISGNLPTDFGFPIDVHAHEPETVYVVPITSDSHHFPPEGKLRVYRSRTGGNDWEPLTKGLPQSHCYVNVLRDAMAVDSLDSCGVYFGTTGGQVYASADAGDSWAPIVRDLPAVLSVEVQTLP; from the coding sequence GTGAGCGGCGTACGCGTTCTGGTCGGCACCCGCAAGGGCGCCTTCATCCTCACCTCCGACGGCCGGCGCCAGGACTGGAACGTCGACGGACCACACTTCCCCGGCTGGGAGGTCTACCACGTGAAGGGGTCGCCGGCCGATCCCGACCGCCTGTACGCCGCGCAGTCCGGAGGCTGGTTCGGTCAGGTGATGCAGCGCTCCGACGACGGCGGAAAGACCTGGCAGCCGGTCGGCAACGACTTCAGTTACGACGGCACTCCCGGAACCCACCAGTGGTACGACGGCACCCCGCACCCCTGGGAGTTCGCCCGGGTGTGGCACCTGGAGCCCTCGGCGAGCGACCCCGACACCGTCTACGCCGGAGTCGAGGACGCCGCGTTGTTCCGTACCACCGACGGCGGCCAGTCCTGGGCCGAGGTGCCCGGCCTGCGCAACCACGGGTCCGGGTCCCACTGGCAGCCCGGCGCCGGCGGCATGTGCCTGCACACGATCCTGCTCCACCCCACCGACCCCGAGCGGATCTTCGTCGCCATCTCCGCCGCCGGGGCGTTCCGCACCGACGACGGTGGCAAGAGCTGGCAGCCGATCAACCGCGGCCTGAAGTCCGAGGGCATCCCCGACCCGAATGCCGAGGTCGGCCACTGCGTCCACCGCCTCACGATGCACCCGTCCCGCCCGGACGTGCTGTACATGCAGAAGCACTGGGACGTCATGCGCAGCGACGACGCCGGCGACTCGTGGTACGAGATCAGCGGCAACCTGCCCACCGACTTCGGCTTCCCGATCGACGTCCACGCGCACGAGCCGGAGACCGTCTACGTCGTCCCGATCACCAGCGACTCCCACCACTTCCCGCCCGAGGGGAAGCTGCGCGTCTACCGCAGCCGCACCGGCGGCAACGACTGGGAGCCGCTGACGAAGGGGCTCCCGCAGAGCCACTGCTACGTCAACGTGCTGCGCGACGCGATGGCGGTCGACTCGCTGGACTCCTGCGGTGTCTACTTCGGTACGACCGGCGGCCAGGTCTACGCCTCCGCCGACGCCGGCGACTCCTGGGCACCGATCGTGCGCGATCTGCCGGCGGTCCTGTCCGTCGAAGTCCAGACGCTGCCATGA
- a CDS encoding methyltransferase, with amino-acid sequence MEVRRREGYHGTGPGAITPDGCAVELYSRIPVDDSPDLIAASVPADATILELGCGVGRTTHPLLERGFTVTAVDESPEMLERVRGARTVLSPIETLDLGERFDVVLLASFLVHAGSEDVRRGLLRTCLNHLAPGGCVLIQREGRDWHDVVPRERPIGDGVARVVSSEPVGPGVNSVLFEYAFPDAVWTQTFLSRPLTTEQFEQALAEVALRVDAYLTEDGTWVRAVPVTT; translated from the coding sequence ATGGAAGTACGACGGCGAGAGGGCTACCACGGCACCGGGCCGGGAGCGATCACACCGGACGGCTGCGCGGTCGAGCTCTACAGCAGGATCCCCGTGGACGACTCGCCCGACCTGATCGCCGCGTCGGTGCCGGCCGACGCCACGATCCTCGAGCTCGGCTGCGGCGTCGGGCGGACGACGCACCCCCTCCTCGAGCGTGGGTTCACGGTGACCGCGGTGGACGAGTCCCCGGAGATGCTGGAACGCGTCCGAGGTGCTCGCACCGTGCTCAGTCCGATCGAGACGCTGGACCTCGGTGAACGCTTCGACGTCGTGCTCCTGGCGTCGTTCCTGGTGCATGCCGGATCAGAGGATGTCCGCCGGGGGTTGCTGCGTACCTGCCTGAACCATCTCGCGCCGGGCGGATGCGTGCTGATCCAGCGGGAAGGCCGGGACTGGCACGACGTGGTCCCCCGGGAGCGCCCGATCGGCGACGGGGTCGCCCGGGTCGTCTCGTCCGAACCCGTCGGCCCCGGCGTGAACTCGGTGCTTTTCGAGTACGCCTTCCCCGACGCGGTGTGGACGCAGACGTTCCTCTCCCGGCCGCTGACCACCGAGCAGTTCGAGCAGGCGCTGGCCGAGGTGGCGCTGCGGGTGGACGCCTACCTCACCGAGGACGGAACGTGGGTACGCGCCGTCCCCGTGACGACCTGA
- a CDS encoding NlpC/P60 family protein — protein MTTRRARSGRALFVVGTTTATLAALVALPGSSYAEPSTRSIGEVRQQVDELYAKAEKVTEQANELGDKMTAINRRVRSLDADVTRQQQRVSALRGDIGQFAAAQYRAGNVDMTAQLAVSKDPNEYLARMRTVKVVDAQQGDMLRQLQEGQKRLAEQRAARSAELASYREAKSQADARRKTALRNVAEAKALLERLTAEQKRRIAAAEKAAREKAAREQAAREQAQSRSTRSTGGGRTTPKSDLPSNPGPAPAPKPAPAPSGSGRGATALAFARAQLGEPYVFGAAGPNSWDCSGLTMGAWRAAGVSLPHSSRSQYAISTKISKSQLRPGDLVLFYSDRHHVGIYAGNGMVIHAPRPGKTVEYIKMAYMPYAGAVRPG, from the coding sequence GTGACAACCCGCAGGGCCCGATCAGGGCGCGCGTTGTTCGTCGTCGGCACCACCACGGCGACGCTGGCCGCGCTGGTCGCGCTTCCTGGTTCGAGCTACGCCGAGCCGTCGACGCGCAGCATCGGCGAGGTCCGACAGCAGGTCGACGAGCTGTACGCGAAGGCCGAGAAGGTCACCGAGCAGGCCAACGAGCTGGGTGACAAGATGACGGCCATCAACCGCCGGGTCCGTAGCCTCGACGCCGACGTCACTCGCCAGCAGCAGCGGGTGAGCGCGCTGCGTGGCGACATCGGTCAGTTCGCCGCGGCTCAGTACCGCGCCGGCAACGTCGACATGACCGCCCAGCTCGCGGTCTCGAAGGACCCGAACGAGTACCTCGCCCGGATGCGCACTGTCAAGGTCGTCGACGCGCAGCAGGGCGACATGCTCCGGCAGCTGCAGGAGGGCCAGAAGAGGCTCGCCGAGCAGCGCGCGGCCCGGTCGGCGGAGCTCGCGAGTTACCGCGAGGCCAAGAGCCAGGCCGACGCCCGCCGAAAGACCGCACTGCGTAACGTCGCGGAGGCCAAGGCGCTGCTCGAACGCCTCACCGCCGAGCAGAAGCGGCGCATCGCGGCCGCCGAGAAGGCTGCACGTGAGAAGGCCGCCCGCGAGCAGGCCGCACGGGAGCAGGCCCAGTCCCGGTCGACCCGCAGCACCGGCGGTGGCCGCACCACCCCGAAGTCCGACCTCCCGTCCAACCCGGGCCCCGCGCCCGCCCCCAAGCCTGCTCCGGCTCCCTCCGGCAGTGGCCGCGGCGCGACCGCCCTGGCGTTCGCCAGGGCCCAGCTCGGTGAGCCGTACGTCTTCGGTGCGGCCGGCCCCAACAGCTGGGACTGCTCCGGCCTCACCATGGGCGCGTGGCGCGCGGCCGGCGTCTCGCTGCCCCACTCCTCGCGTTCGCAGTACGCCATCTCCACCAAGATCTCCAAGTCGCAGCTGCGGCCCGGCGACCTGGTGCTCTTCTACAGCGACCGTCACCACGTGGGCATCTACGCGGGCAACGGCATGGTCATCCACGCGCCGCGCCCGGGTAAGACCGTCGAGTACATCAAGATGGCGTACATGCCCTACGCCGGAGCGGTGCGGCCCGGCTAG
- a CDS encoding alpha/beta hydrolase family protein codes for MALLRCDFFSEALELSTSMTVILPQETTTQIGMSGAAREGGAPVLYLLHGLSDDDTIWLRRTSIERYVSTLGLAVVMPAVHRSFYADELHGNRYWTFLSEELPSLVGRFFRVSDRREDTFVAGLSMGGYGAVKWALRQPERFAAAASLSGALDVADPGLREGRGGLIDRVFGDEVRGTDNDLLWLLEQAAKSGRELPALHVSCGTEDHLLAHNQAFVDTARRLDVPVTVEYEPGEHEWGLWDRKIQDVLRWLPLS; via the coding sequence ATGGCGTTGCTGCGTTGCGACTTCTTCTCCGAGGCACTCGAGCTCAGCACCTCGATGACGGTGATCCTGCCGCAGGAGACGACCACCCAGATCGGGATGTCCGGGGCCGCACGCGAAGGCGGTGCCCCCGTCCTCTATCTCCTGCACGGTCTGAGCGACGACGACACCATCTGGCTGCGGCGTACGTCCATCGAACGCTACGTGTCCACCCTCGGCCTCGCGGTCGTCATGCCTGCTGTGCACCGCAGCTTCTACGCCGACGAACTGCACGGCAACCGCTACTGGACGTTCCTTTCGGAGGAGCTTCCCTCGCTCGTCGGCCGGTTCTTCCGGGTGTCCGACCGGCGGGAGGACACGTTCGTCGCCGGCCTGTCGATGGGTGGGTACGGCGCCGTCAAGTGGGCCTTGCGCCAGCCGGAACGCTTCGCGGCGGCGGCCAGCCTTTCCGGTGCGCTCGACGTGGCCGACCCCGGTCTGCGGGAAGGCCGTGGCGGGCTCATCGACCGGGTCTTCGGCGACGAGGTCCGCGGCACCGACAACGACCTGCTGTGGTTGCTGGAGCAGGCCGCGAAGTCCGGCCGGGAGCTGCCGGCGCTACACGTCTCCTGCGGCACCGAGGATCACCTGCTGGCCCACAACCAAGCGTTCGTCGACACCGCCCGGCGCCTGGACGTGCCCGTCACGGTGGAGTACGAGCCGGGCGAGCACGAGTGGGGCCTGTGGGACCGCAAGATCCAGGACGTGCTCCGCTGGCTGCCGCTGTCCTGA